One Zymoseptoria tritici IPO323 chromosome 3, whole genome shotgun sequence genomic region harbors:
- the MgTpk1 gene encoding uncharacterized protein (Protein kinase A catalytic subunit), whose translation MSQSSSAEKENTAAREEEKQKLSEWEAEKRPLEVEEIAVDPEKKPVGHSSKLLRKEDFELIKTLGTGTFARVWLVRLANQKNTSNNEYTKKVFALKILRKVDVIRLKQVEHVRNERNVLAAVAGHPFITTMVASFQDADTLYMLLDYCPGGEVFSYLRRARRFNEATSQFYAAEIVLILEFLHEKEGVAYRDLKPENILIDADGHLKLVDFGFAKKIAGRETYTLCGTPEYLAPEVIRNTGHGLAVDWWAFGILIYEFLVGQPPFWDQNPMKIYEQIVEGKVRYPSAMSEDARDIIGGLCTVDVSKRLGNVKGGAATVRSHPWFKNIDWDELYHRKMQGPIVPHLRSADDTRNFDDYDPEPEKRDPYTKELQDKHERMFADF comes from the exons ATGAGCCAGAGCAGTAGTGCCGAGAAGGAAAACACGGCCGCacgggaagaggagaagcagAAACTGTCAGAATGGGAAGCAGAAAAGCGGCCgctggaggtggaagagatTGCCGTGGATCCTGAGAAGAAACCCGTCGGACACTCGAGCAAGCTGTTACGCAAGGAGGATTTTGAGCTGATCAAGACTCTGGGAACTGGCACATTCGCGCGAGTCTGGTTGGTGAGATTGGCGAATCAGAAGAACACGAGCAACAACGAATACACGAAAAAGGTCTTTGCGTTAAAGATTTTGCGCAAGGTGGATGTGATACGACTGAAGCAGGTGGAGCATGTACGCAACGAGCGCAATGTTCTGGCTGCTGTTGCAGGACACCCCTTCATAACGACCATGGTCGCCAGCTTTCAGGATGCAGACACACTGTATATGCTGCTGGACTACTGCCCGGGGGGCGAGGTCTTTTCCTACCTACGACGAGCGAGACGATTCAATGAGGCAACGTCACAAttctacgccgccgagattGTGTTGATACTGGAGTTCTTGCACGAGAAGGAAGGCGTTGCGTATCGTGACTTGAAGCCGGAGAATATATTGATCGATGCTGATGGACACTTGAAATTGGTGGATTTTGGGTTCGCGAAGAAGATCGCTGGAC GAGAAACATACACACTCTGCGGCACACCCGAATACCTCGCGCCCGAAGTCATTCGAAACACAGGCCACGGCCTCGCAGTAGATTGGTGGGCCTTTGGAATCCTCATATACGAATTCCTGGTCGGACAACCGCCTTTCTGGGACCAGAACCCGATGAAGATCTACGAGCAGATTGTCGAGGGAAAAGTGCGGTACCCAAGTGCAATGTCGGAGGACGCACGCGATATCATAGGTGGTCTTTGTACCGTTGATGTTTCCAAAAGACTTGGAAATGTCAAGGGAGGTGCTGCTACAGTGAGGTCACATCCTTGGTTCAAGAATATAGATTGGGACGAGTTATACCACAGGAAGATGCAAGGGCCGATCGTGCCACATCTACGGTCCGCGGACGATACGCGGAATTTTGACGACTATGATCCGGAGCCTGAGAAACGGGATCCGTATACAAAG GAACTGCAAGACAAACATGAACGCATGTTTGCAGACTTTTAA
- the PDA1 gene encoding pyruvate dehydrogenase E1, alpha subunit (pyruvate dehydrogenase (acetyl-transferring); MtPDC (mitochondrial pyruvate dehydogenase complex); pyruvate decarboxylase; pyruvate dehydrogenase; pyruvate dehydrogenase (lipoamide); pyruvate dehydrogenase complex; pyruvate:lipoamide 2-oxidoreductase (decarboxylating and acceptor-acetylating); pyruvic acid dehydrogenase; pyruvic dehydrogenase), with protein sequence MLSRFAPRAFAAPVRLHASRFTPALRTVTTDAASSHAEKSDIPEEDDKPFQVRISDEAFETYELDPPSYTLDTTKKELKQMYYDMVAVRRMEMAADRLYKEKKIRGFCHLSTGQEAVAVGIEHAIDKQDHLITAYRCHGFAMMRGGTVRSIIGELLGRREGIAYGKGGSMHMFSTGFYGGNGIVGAQVPVGAGIAFANKYEDKKNVTLALYGDGASNQGQIFEAFNMAKLWDLPIIFGCENNKYGMGTAAHRAAALTDYYKRGQFIPGLKINGMDVLAVKAAVQYGKKWCAEGNGPLVYEYVTYRYGGHSMSDPGTTYRTREEIQRMRSTQDPIAGLKQKLLDWEVVSEEELKGIDKQARSHVDEEVAAAEAMAAPDATPEVLFEDIYVRGSEPQFLRGRVPEENFYYPDRPVQVPKSPAQT encoded by the exons ATGCTGTCCAGATTCGCGCCTCGCGCATTCGCTGCGCCCGTCAGACTCCATGCCTCCAGATTCACCCCAGCGCTGCGAACAGTGACCACCGATGCGGCCAGCAGCCATGCTGAAAAGAGCGACATTCCAGAG GAAGACGATAAGCCCTTCCAAGTCCGCATCTCCGACGAGGCATTCGAGACATACGAGCTGGACCCTCCATCATACACCCTCGATacgacgaagaaggagcTGAAGCAGATGTACTACGATATGGTTGCTGTGCG CCGCATGGAAATGGCCGCCGATCGCCTGtacaaggagaagaagattcgTGGTTTCTGTCATTTGTCCACAGGTCAAGAGGCCGTTGCTGTCGGTATCGAACACGCCATCGACAAGCAGGACCACCTCATCACCGCCTACCGATGCCACGGTTTCGCCATGATGCGTGGAGGCACGGTTCGGTCGATCATCGGTGAATTGCTTGGACGGAGAGAGGGAATCGCCTATGGAAAGGGTGGCTCTATGCACATGTTCTCAACTGGTTTCTACGGTGGTAACGGAATCGTCGGTGCTCAAGTACCTGTTGGTGCGGGTATCGCTTTCGCCAACAAGTacgaggacaagaagaacgTGACCCTGGCGTTGTACGGTGATGGTGCCAGCAACCAGGGTCAAATCTTCGAGGCTTTCAACATGGCGAAGCTTTGGGATCTTCCAATCATCTTCGGCTGCGAGA ACAACAAGTACGGTATGGGCACAGCTGCTCACCGTGCCGCCGCTCTCACCGACTACTACAAGCGCGGACAGTTCATTCCAGGTCTCAAGATCAACGGTATGGACGTCCTGGCCGTCAAGGCCGCAGTGCAGTACGGCAAGAAGTGGTGCGCCGAGGGCAACGGCCCGCTCGTCTACGAATACGTGACCTACCGTTATGGTGGCCACTCCATGTCCGACCCTGGTACCACCTACCGCACACGTGAGGAGATTCAGCGCATGCGTTCGACCCAGGACCCCATCGCTGGTCTCAAGCAGAAGCTGTTGGACTGGGAGGTGGtcagcgaggaggagctcaAGGGCATCGACAAGCAGGCTCGCAGTcacgtcgacgaggaggtcgccgcGGCAGAGGCCATGGCTGCTCCGGATGCTACGCCTGAGGTCCTGTTCGAGGACATCTACGTCCGTGGTTCCGAGCCACAATTCTTGCGTGGACGTGTACCCGAGGAGAACTTCTACTACCCAGACCGCCCGGTGCAAGTTCCCAAGTCTCCTGCGCAGACTTAG
- the HAG2403 gene encoding histone acetyltransferase type B catalytic subunit (Putative homolog of the Saccharomyces cerevisiae HAT1 protein, the catalytic subunit of the Hat1p-Hat2p histone acetyltransferase complex) has protein sequence MSSDSIEDDEDLAQEKQLVNEWSSNSNECLNIRLVRGNGSVAVSCNPEFTYAMFGEEEAIFGYQDLNINLSFRAHDLQPKLDITYGKIFPVQGEVRPTDIAKALSDFLPESAFDNQELGVEADFGPPGEKIHDYKRNGKAYEVWCASLADPAAKKLLENMQILVPFFIDGGSVLELEQDWTTQRWKIFLVYEVDGQANGISPYTLAGYGTSYRCFTFPERQKAPNELSHISDFESPLDLPSRERLSQFLLLPPFRGAGHGQELYKVMYKHLTSPDNIREFTVEDPNETFDDLRDFCDLLYLRANVPEFAALRIHTDIPTEKMASTASIPTDLIVPIDQRKEIMRRTKLMPRQFDRLVEMHTLSFIPTSNRSRNRITRKEKTTNEHDRQYYFWRLYVKQRLYIFNRDQLAQVEHAERVEKLEGALDSVLEAYTEMIERVQTKEEDIANGQVDGDAAPSTAGATKRKRKVVEEDEDEESESGAEQDEVAPSTNGHKKAKAA, from the exons ATGAGCTCCGATTCcatcgaggacgacgaggacctCGCGCAAGAGAAACAGCTGGTCAACGAGTGGTCAAGTAACAGCAATGAGTGCTTGAACATCCGGCTCGTGCGCGGTAATGGCTCGGTCGCGGTGTCATGCAATCCGGAGTTCACCTATGCCATgttcggcgaagaagaggcaaTATTTGGTTACCAGGACTTGAACATCAACCTCTCTTTCCGTGCGCATGACCTGCAACCGAAGCTGGACATCACCTACGGCAAGATATTCCCTGTTCAGGGCGAAGTGCGACCTACCGATATTGCAAAGGCACTATCAGATTTCCTTCCTGAATCCGCGTTCGACAACCAAGAGCTGGGCGTCGAGGCGGACTTTGGGCCACCAGGCGAGAAGATTCACGACTACAAGCGTAATGGAAAGGCTTACGAAGTCTGGTGTGCGAGTCTGGCAGATCCTGCTGCTAAGAAGCTGCTTGAGAATATGCAGATTTTGGTGCCCTTCTTCATTGATGGTGGAAGTGTGCTGGAACTGGAGCAAGATTGGACGACGCAACGGTGGaagatcttcctcgtctaCGAGGTCGACGGACAGGCAAACGGCATCTCACCTTACACACTCGCAGGATACGGCACGTCGTATCGCTGCTTCACCTTCCCAGAACGCCAAAAGGCT CCGAATGAGCTTTCTCATATCTCCGACTTCGAATCACCTCTTGATCTACCGAGCCGCGAGCGACTATCACAATTCTTGCTGCTACCACCATTCCGTGGTGCGGGCCACGGACAGGAGCTGTACAAGGTGATGTACAAGCATCTTACTTCTCCCGATAACATTCGAGAGTTCACAGTCGAGGATCCGAACGAGACCTTTGATGACCTGCGCGACTTCTGCGACTTGCTATACCTACGCGCCAATGTTCCCGAATTCGCAGCACTTCGCATTCACACCGACATTCCTACTGAAAAGATGGCCAGCACGGCTTCCATACCTACCGATCTCATTGTTCCGATCGATCAGCGCAAGGAGATTATGAGGAGGACTAAGTTGATGCCACGTCAATTTGATCGTCTTGTCGAGATGCACACCCTCTCGTTCATTCCCACCAGCAACCGATCGAGGAACCGAATTAcaaggaaggagaagactaCAAACGAGCACGACCGACAGTACTACTTTTGGCGTCTGTATGTCAAGCAGCGTCTCTACATTTTCAATCGCGACCAGCTGGCTCAAGTGGAGCAcgcggagagggtggagaaATTGGAAGGTGCCCTTGACAGTGTTCTGGAAGCTTACACCGAAATGATCGAGAGGGTCCaaacgaaggaagaggacatTGCGAACGGGCAAGTCGATGGTGACGCGGCACCCAGCACCGCCGGCGCAACGAAACGCAAACGCAAGGTCgtagaggaggatgaagacgaagaaagcGAATCGGGAGCAGAGCAGGATGAAGTCGCGCCAAGCACCAATGGTCATAAGAAAGCCAAAGCCGCATGA
- the FBP1 gene encoding fructose-1,6-bisphosphatase (fructose-bisphosphatase; hexose diphosphatase; FBPase; fructose 1,6-diphosphatase; fructose 1,6-diphosphate phosphatase; D-fructose 1,6-diphosphatase; fructose 1,6-bisphosphatase; fructose diphosphatase; fructose diphosphate phosphatase; fructose bisphosphate phosphatase; fructose 1,6-bisphosphate 1-phosphatase; fructose 1,6-bisphosphate phosphatase; hexose bisphosphatase; D-fructose-1,6-bisphosphate phosphatase; GO:0005829: cytosol GO:0005737: cytoplasma) — MSQAYGEGGPAGTEKINTEIVTLSRFLSEEQVKHKEATGDFTLLCHALQFSFKSIAYYIRRASLINLSGLAGSSNTTGDEQKKLDVIGHDLFVAAMRSCGRVRVLVSEEEEEAIVFDSPNARYAVACDPIDGSSNLDAGVSVGTIFGIYRLDEGSKGTKEDLLRPGTDLVAAGFTMYGASAQLVMTMQGGAVNGFTMDNALGEFILTHPDMKMPKKRAIYSCNEGNSKYWEEPVKEWVESLKQADKPYSARYIGSMVADAYRTLLYGGIFAYPADKKSPKGKLRILYECGPMAMIFEQ; from the exons ATGTCTCAAGCATACGGCGAGGGAGGCCCGGCAGGTACAGAGAAGATCAACACCGAGATTGTCACTCTCTCGAGATTCTTGAGCGAGGAGCAGGTCAAACACAAAGAGGCTACTGGTGACTTCAC TCTGCTCTGCCATGCCCTGCAATTCTCCTTCAAGTCGATAGCTTACTACATCCGCCGCGCATCCCTGATCAACCTTTCCGGACTTGCTGGCTCCTCGAACACCACCGGAGACGAGCAAAAGAAGCTCGATGTCATCGGTCACGATCTCTTCGTAGCTGCCATGAGGTCTTGTGGTCGAGTCCGAGTTCTAGtctcggaggaggaagaggaagcgatCGTGTTCGACAGCCCAAACGCTCGCTACGCAGTTGCTTGCGATCCAATCGACGGCAGCAGCAATCTCGACGCCGGTGTCTCGGTCGGAACAATCTTCGGAATATACAGACTCGACGAGGGATCCAAGGGCACCAAGGAGGACCTTCTTCGTCCTGGCACCGATCTTGTCGCCGCAGGTTTCACCATGTACGGTGCATCCGCACAGCTCGTAATGACTATGCAGGGCGGAGCTGTGAACGGCTTCACAATGGACAATGCCCTCGGAGAGTTCATCCTGACTCACCCGGACATGAAGATGCCGAAGAAGCGAGCGATCTACAGCTGCAACGAGGGCAACAGCAAGTACTGGGAGGAGCCAGTGAAGGAGTGGGTCGAGAGCCTGAAGCAGGCGGACAAACCGTATTCGGCTCGATACATTGGATCCATGGTTGCGGATGCATACCGTACGCTTTTGTACGGCGGCATCTTTGCGTATCCCGCGGACAAGAAGTCTCCCAAGGGCAAGCTTCGTATCCTGTATGAATGTGGACCGATGGCTATGATCTTCGAGCAA